One stretch of Bordetella avium DNA includes these proteins:
- a CDS encoding amidase has product MNTIKALNAALAAGQTTSLQLVENALQRIADYRQQGGAAYTQVDAESALQAAHASDLARRAGYVPSALAGLPISIKDLFDVQGQVSTAGSRALDGAAPAVQDAPVVARLRQAGAILLGRTNMSEFAFSGLGLNPHYGTPRAPHDENRIAGGSTSGGAVTVARGMAVAALGTDTGGSIRIPSAFCGLTGFKPTASRVPRTGAVPLSSSLDSIGPLAASVGCCATFDAIIRGRLDGSAPEAASLKGLRLYITRDFVFDNIDPEVEQAFQTYVQNLARHGAILVPFDFPELRELPDINAAGGLTAAEAWAWHRRLLASEGDRYDPRVAVRIRRGAAISAADYLDVQAARARIQAIARHRLRDADGWLMPTVAVQPPLLAPLERDDDTFFATNGLVLRNPSTINFLDGCALSLPTGQAGIGLSVCGLHGQDARVLSVAAALEATRA; this is encoded by the coding sequence ATGAATACGATCAAGGCATTGAACGCGGCGCTTGCCGCAGGCCAGACCACAAGCTTGCAACTGGTCGAGAACGCGCTGCAACGTATCGCCGACTACCGCCAACAGGGCGGCGCAGCCTACACACAGGTTGACGCCGAGTCCGCCCTACAGGCTGCCCACGCCAGCGATCTGGCCCGACGCGCCGGTTATGTGCCCAGCGCCTTGGCCGGCTTGCCCATCTCCATCAAAGACTTGTTCGATGTGCAGGGCCAGGTTTCGACGGCAGGCTCGCGCGCGCTCGACGGCGCCGCGCCCGCCGTTCAGGATGCGCCCGTCGTGGCCCGCCTGCGCCAGGCGGGCGCCATTCTGCTGGGCCGCACCAATATGAGCGAATTCGCATTTTCCGGCCTGGGCCTGAATCCGCACTACGGCACGCCCCGCGCGCCCCATGACGAAAACCGCATCGCGGGCGGCTCGACTTCGGGCGGCGCCGTCACTGTCGCGCGCGGCATGGCCGTGGCGGCGCTAGGCACCGACACGGGTGGATCTATCCGCATTCCCTCCGCCTTCTGCGGCCTGACCGGCTTCAAGCCGACGGCCAGCCGCGTGCCACGGACCGGCGCCGTCCCGCTGTCTAGCTCACTGGATTCGATCGGCCCTTTGGCAGCATCGGTAGGCTGCTGCGCCACCTTCGATGCCATCATCCGTGGCCGGCTCGACGGCAGCGCCCCCGAAGCGGCCTCGCTAAAAGGCTTGCGCCTGTACATCACCCGCGACTTTGTCTTTGACAACATCGACCCGGAGGTCGAGCAGGCTTTCCAGACTTATGTCCAAAACCTCGCCCGCCATGGCGCCATCCTCGTGCCCTTCGATTTTCCCGAATTGCGCGAGCTGCCGGACATCAATGCGGCCGGCGGTCTGACGGCTGCGGAAGCCTGGGCCTGGCACCGCAGGCTGCTGGCATCCGAGGGCGACCGTTACGATCCGCGCGTGGCCGTCCGCATCCGCCGGGGCGCGGCCATCAGCGCCGCCGACTACCTGGATGTTCAGGCTGCCCGCGCCCGTATCCAAGCTATCGCCCGCCATCGCCTGCGCGACGCGGACGGCTGGCTGATGCCGACCGTGGCCGTGCAGCCGCCTTTGCTTGCCCCGCTGGAGCGCGACGACGACACCTTCTTTGCCACCAACGGACTGGTGCTGCGCAACCCAAGCACCATCAATTTCCTGGATGGCTGCGCGCTGTCTTTGCCGACCGGCCAAGCCGGTATCGGCCTGTCGGTGTGCGGTCTGCACGGCCAGGACGCTCGCGTGCTGAGCGTTGCCGCCGCGCTCGAAGCCACGCGCGCTTGA
- the pnp gene encoding polyribonucleotide nucleotidyltransferase has product MFNKVTKTFQYGQHTVVLETGEIARQASGAVLVSVEDTVVLATVVAAKKAKPGQDFFPLTVDYIEKTYAAGRIPGGFFKREGKPSEKETLTSRLIDRPLRPLFPEGFYNEVQVVIHTLSVNPEIDPDIPAMIGASAALAISGIPFNGPIGAARVAYVEGQYLLNPTASQLKSSKMDLVVAGTENAVLMVESEAQQLSEEIMLGGVVFGHEQMQAAINAIHDLVRDAGKPEWTWSPAAKNEALIAAVTAAAQEGLSAAYQIREKQARTTKLREVYAEVSAKLAEQAAAAGQDAPDGVTVDNILFDLEARLVRSQILNGEPRIDGRDTRTVRPISVRLGVLPRAHGSALFTRGETQALVVATLGTKQDEQIIDALMGEYRDRFMLHYNMPPFATGETGRIGVPKRREIGHGRLAKRSLVPVLPKPEDFQYTIRIVSEITESNGSSSMASVCGGSLAMMDAGVPITDHVAGVAMGLILENGKFAVLTDILGDEDHLGDMDFKVAGTENGITALQMDIKIQGITKEIMQVALAQAREGRLHILGKMRESLDGSRTELSAFAPRMLTIKINPEKIRDVIGKGGATIRALTEETGTQIDISDDGTIVIASVDEGQAKEAQRRIVELTADVEVGQVYDGSVLRLLDFGAIVQVLPGRDGLLHISEIANYRIANINDVLKVGQQVRVKVIEADEKGRLRLSVKAIGGIEQQQAAADAPAQAETPAE; this is encoded by the coding sequence ATGTTCAATAAAGTCACTAAGACTTTCCAGTACGGCCAGCATACGGTCGTGTTGGAAACCGGCGAGATCGCTCGCCAGGCCTCCGGCGCTGTGCTTGTGTCCGTTGAGGACACCGTCGTGTTGGCCACGGTTGTCGCGGCCAAGAAGGCCAAACCCGGTCAGGATTTTTTCCCCCTGACGGTTGATTACATCGAAAAAACCTATGCGGCAGGCCGCATCCCCGGTGGTTTCTTCAAGCGCGAGGGTAAGCCCTCCGAGAAGGAAACGCTGACTTCCCGCCTGATCGACCGTCCTCTGCGTCCGCTCTTCCCCGAAGGCTTCTACAACGAAGTCCAGGTGGTGATCCACACGCTGTCGGTCAACCCGGAAATCGATCCCGACATCCCCGCCATGATCGGCGCCTCGGCCGCGCTGGCCATCTCGGGCATTCCGTTCAACGGCCCCATTGGTGCTGCCCGCGTGGCTTATGTCGAGGGTCAATACCTGTTGAACCCGACGGCTTCGCAGCTCAAGTCCTCGAAGATGGATTTGGTGGTTGCCGGCACGGAAAACGCCGTTCTGATGGTGGAATCCGAAGCTCAGCAACTGTCGGAAGAGATCATGCTGGGTGGCGTGGTGTTCGGCCACGAACAAATGCAGGCCGCCATCAACGCCATCCATGATCTGGTGCGCGACGCTGGCAAGCCCGAGTGGACCTGGTCGCCCGCAGCCAAGAACGAAGCCCTGATCGCCGCTGTGACGGCTGCCGCTCAGGAAGGCTTGAGCGCCGCCTATCAGATCCGTGAAAAGCAGGCCCGCACCACCAAGTTGCGTGAGGTCTACGCTGAGGTGTCGGCCAAGCTGGCCGAGCAGGCCGCTGCCGCCGGTCAGGATGCGCCCGATGGCGTGACCGTTGACAACATCCTCTTCGATCTGGAAGCCCGCCTCGTGCGCAGCCAGATCCTGAATGGCGAGCCGCGTATCGACGGTCGCGACACCCGCACCGTGCGTCCGATCAGTGTCCGTCTGGGCGTGCTGCCGCGCGCTCACGGCAGCGCCTTGTTCACCCGTGGTGAAACGCAGGCGCTGGTGGTGGCGACGCTGGGCACCAAGCAAGATGAGCAGATCATCGACGCGCTGATGGGCGAGTACCGCGACCGCTTCATGCTGCACTACAACATGCCTCCCTTCGCCACCGGCGAAACGGGTCGTATCGGTGTGCCCAAGCGCCGCGAAATCGGCCACGGTCGTCTGGCCAAGCGTTCGCTGGTGCCGGTGCTGCCCAAGCCCGAAGACTTCCAGTACACCATTCGCATCGTGTCGGAAATCACCGAGTCCAACGGTTCTTCCTCGATGGCTTCGGTCTGCGGCGGTTCGCTGGCCATGATGGATGCGGGTGTGCCGATCACGGATCACGTCGCTGGCGTCGCCATGGGCTTGATCCTCGAGAACGGCAAGTTCGCCGTGCTGACCGATATTCTGGGTGACGAAGATCACCTGGGCGACATGGACTTCAAGGTTGCGGGGACCGAAAACGGTATTACCGCTCTCCAGATGGACATCAAGATCCAGGGCATCACCAAGGAAATCATGCAGGTTGCGCTGGCCCAGGCCCGCGAAGGCCGTCTGCACATCCTCGGCAAGATGCGTGAGTCGCTCGACGGTTCGCGCACCGAGCTGTCGGCGTTTGCTCCGCGCATGCTGACCATCAAGATCAATCCCGAAAAGATCCGTGACGTGATCGGCAAGGGCGGCGCCACCATTCGCGCCCTGACCGAAGAAACCGGCACCCAGATCGACATCTCCGATGACGGCACGATCGTGATCGCCAGCGTGGATGAGGGTCAGGCCAAGGAAGCGCAACGCCGTATCGTCGAACTGACCGCTGATGTCGAAGTCGGCCAGGTCTATGACGGCTCCGTGCTGCGCCTCTTGGACTTCGGCGCCATCGTTCAGGTGCTGCCGGGCCGTGATGGTCTGTTGCACATCTCGGAGATCGCCAACTACCGCATCGCCAACATCAATGATGTGTTGAAGGTCGGTCAACAAGTCCGTGTCAAGGTCATCGAGGCCGACGAAAAAGGCCGCCTGCGCCTGTCCGTCAAGGCTATCGGTGGCATTGAGCAGCAGCAAGCTGCCGCCGATGCGCCGGCTCAAGCCGAAACGCCGGCCGAGTAA
- a CDS encoding ABC transporter permease — MTGAVPRQARWTGPLGLAAAGVLLLALCLISIGLGAGQFSYAELFGGAERAWQLLMVSRVPRTLALLLAGMSLAVAGLLMQMLVRNRYVEPSTAGTIESATLGILVVTLLAPGAPVLVKMLTATGFGLAGSLLFLALLRRVPLRSPFLVPLIGLILGGVIHAVTTYVALQHDLLQSLQAWTTGDFSGVLRGRYELLWIGFALTCAAYLTADRYTLAGMGREFASNLGLNYARLALVGLLIVSAISAVVVVTAGSIPFLGLIVPNAVSLILGDNMRRAIPWVALLGGIFVLACDIVGRLLLYPYEVPIGTVVGVVGSLLFLWLILSRRGRLA, encoded by the coding sequence ATGACGGGTGCTGTGCCGCGCCAGGCGCGGTGGACCGGCCCCTTGGGGCTGGCCGCCGCCGGCGTGCTCTTACTTGCCTTGTGCCTGATCAGTATCGGATTGGGCGCAGGGCAGTTTTCGTATGCAGAGTTGTTCGGCGGGGCCGAGCGCGCCTGGCAATTGTTGATGGTGAGCCGCGTGCCGCGCACGCTGGCACTCTTGCTGGCGGGGATGTCGCTGGCCGTGGCCGGCTTGCTGATGCAGATGCTGGTGCGTAATCGCTACGTGGAACCTTCCACGGCCGGCACGATTGAATCCGCGACCCTGGGCATTCTGGTCGTGACGCTGCTGGCGCCGGGCGCCCCGGTCTTGGTGAAGATGCTCACGGCCACGGGTTTTGGCCTGGCGGGCAGCCTGCTGTTTCTGGCTTTGCTGCGCCGTGTGCCCTTGCGCAGCCCGTTTCTGGTGCCCCTGATCGGCCTCATCCTCGGAGGCGTGATTCATGCGGTAACCACTTATGTGGCCCTACAGCATGATCTGCTGCAATCCTTGCAGGCCTGGACCACAGGCGATTTTTCCGGTGTGCTGCGCGGCCGTTACGAGTTGCTGTGGATAGGGTTTGCGCTGACCTGCGCAGCCTATCTCACGGCAGACCGCTACACACTGGCGGGCATGGGCCGGGAGTTCGCATCCAATCTGGGCTTGAACTACGCCCGTCTCGCTCTTGTGGGTCTATTGATCGTGTCGGCGATTTCTGCGGTCGTGGTCGTGACCGCCGGCAGCATTCCTTTTCTCGGGCTGATCGTGCCCAATGCGGTCAGTCTTATTTTGGGCGACAACATGCGCCGCGCCATCCCTTGGGTGGCGCTGCTGGGCGGTATTTTCGTGCTGGCCTGCGATATCGTGGGCCGCCTTCTGCTCTATCCCTACGAGGTGCCGATCGGCACGGTGGTCGGTGTCGTGGGAAGTCTGCTCTTTTTGTGGCTGATCCTGAGCCGAAGGGGGCGTCTTGCCTAG
- a CDS encoding PIN domain-containing protein, which translates to MSSIVRRLMLRLADAGIFHPVWSERIGEEWRRNAARLWEVDPAFLAQQWADMNTRFPSAMEHDTQAYEAVLRYSDPKDFHVIAAGLARRARCSLQQPPVVQVATWNLKDFNRSELRRQGLDAFNPDILISRWHGAHPGLVAEAVAQVPQDYVSLGRDPEPLAMTLQRERLYRVKSLTAQ; encoded by the coding sequence ATGTCTAGTATCGTCAGGCGGCTGATGCTGCGTCTTGCGGATGCAGGCATCTTCCACCCCGTCTGGAGCGAACGCATCGGCGAAGAGTGGCGGCGCAACGCCGCCCGGCTATGGGAGGTAGATCCGGCATTTCTAGCGCAACAATGGGCAGACATGAACACGCGCTTTCCGTCGGCTATGGAGCACGACACGCAGGCCTATGAGGCCGTGCTGCGCTACAGCGACCCCAAGGATTTTCATGTCATCGCCGCCGGCCTGGCCCGGCGTGCGCGCTGCAGCCTGCAACAGCCGCCAGTCGTGCAAGTCGCCACCTGGAATCTAAAGGACTTCAATCGTTCGGAGCTACGCCGCCAAGGGCTGGACGCCTTCAATCCAGACATCCTGATTTCGCGCTGGCATGGGGCGCACCCAGGCCTGGTCGCCGAAGCCGTCGCACAGGTGCCGCAGGATTATGTCTCCCTGGGCCGGGACCCCGAACCGCTGGCCATGACCCTGCAACGGGAGCGCCTGTATCGCGTCAAGAGCCTGACGGCTCAGTGA
- a CDS encoding NAD(P)H-quinone oxidoreductase, translated as MRAVEIIHPGGPEVLVPTERPTPEPGAGEVLIKVSAAGINRPDVFQRKGNYAPPPGASDLPGLEVAGEIVGGDAAAGGFKSGDKVCALVAGGGYAEYCVAPAVQCLPIPKGLSDIEAAGLPETYFTVWSNVFDRGALAQGETLLVHGGASGIGTTAIQIARALGHTVYATVGSDERVAAVERLGGKGINYKTQDFVQEIKALTGGKGVDVVLDMVAGDYIDRDLSCLADDGRIVIIAQLGGNKSTINSAEVMRRRLTITGSTLRPRPVAFKGAIARALRERVWPLLEQGAIKPIVHATLPLEQAADGHAMMEAGEQVGKIILTV; from the coding sequence ATGCGCGCAGTAGAAATTATTCATCCCGGTGGTCCGGAAGTCCTGGTTCCGACCGAGCGGCCGACTCCCGAGCCTGGGGCGGGCGAGGTCTTGATCAAGGTGTCGGCTGCGGGGATCAACCGTCCTGATGTCTTCCAGCGCAAAGGCAATTACGCCCCGCCTCCAGGGGCATCGGATTTGCCGGGTCTGGAGGTTGCAGGCGAAATCGTGGGCGGCGATGCGGCGGCTGGCGGTTTCAAGAGCGGCGATAAGGTGTGTGCGCTGGTGGCGGGCGGCGGTTATGCCGAGTACTGTGTCGCGCCGGCGGTCCAATGTCTGCCCATCCCCAAGGGCTTGTCGGATATCGAGGCGGCAGGCCTGCCCGAAACCTATTTCACGGTCTGGAGCAATGTGTTCGACCGTGGCGCGTTGGCGCAAGGCGAAACCTTGCTGGTCCACGGCGGTGCGAGCGGCATCGGCACGACGGCGATCCAGATTGCCCGGGCGCTGGGCCACACGGTTTACGCCACGGTGGGCAGCGATGAGCGAGTGGCCGCCGTCGAGCGTCTGGGCGGCAAGGGCATCAACTATAAAACGCAGGATTTCGTCCAGGAAATCAAGGCTTTGACTGGCGGCAAGGGCGTGGATGTGGTGCTGGATATGGTGGCTGGCGATTACATCGACCGCGACCTGAGCTGCCTGGCGGACGATGGGCGCATTGTGATCATCGCGCAACTGGGCGGTAACAAGTCTACGATCAATAGCGCCGAAGTCATGCGCCGTCGTCTGACGATCACGGGTTCGACGCTGCGTCCCCGTCCTGTGGCGTTCAAGGGCGCGATCGCCCGCGCACTGCGTGAAAGGGTGTGGCCTTTGCTGGAGCAGGGGGCCATCAAGCCTATCGTTCACGCCACCTTGCCCCTGGAGCAGGCCGCCGACGGCCATGCCATGATGGAGGCTGGCGAGCAGGTCGGAAAAATCATCCTGACCGTGTAA
- a CDS encoding threonine ammonia-lyase: MIDFAAIQAAREHLLGQVQKTPFTLSRTLSDILGAEIWLKFENLQFTASFKERGALNRMLNLSPEERAKGVIAVSAGNHAQGVAYHAQRMQVPAVIVMPRFTPTVKVANTRRFGAEVVLAGDTFDDAKTHGYALAQARGLTMIHPYDDEAVIAGQGTVGMEMLEVQPDLDMMVVAIGGGGLISGVATAAKAIKPGIEIVGVQTERFPSMYAAMRGVPMESGHYTIAEGIAVKSPGSLTQEIVSRLVDRIELVSEADIEHAIVVLLEIEKTVVEGAGAAGLAALLLEKSRGTHEFKGKRIGLILTGGNIDPLMLGELIERGMVRAGRLARIRVDLRDLPGALAQATRLIADAHANITEVHHQRAFTSLPVRNVEVDFVLQTRGPEHIEEVIDILNRAGFAASNHDH; encoded by the coding sequence ATGATCGATTTCGCCGCCATCCAAGCCGCCCGGGAGCACCTGCTCGGGCAGGTGCAAAAAACGCCGTTCACGCTATCGCGTACGCTCTCGGATATTCTGGGCGCTGAAATCTGGCTCAAATTCGAGAACCTGCAATTCACGGCCTCGTTCAAGGAGCGCGGCGCGCTAAACCGCATGCTGAATCTCTCGCCCGAAGAGCGCGCCAAGGGGGTGATTGCCGTGTCGGCCGGCAACCATGCGCAGGGCGTGGCCTATCATGCGCAACGCATGCAGGTGCCTGCGGTCATCGTGATGCCGCGCTTTACGCCTACGGTCAAGGTCGCCAACACGCGGCGCTTTGGCGCCGAAGTGGTGCTGGCCGGAGATACCTTCGATGACGCCAAGACCCACGGTTACGCGTTGGCCCAGGCGCGTGGGCTGACCATGATCCACCCTTATGACGATGAGGCCGTCATCGCTGGGCAAGGCACTGTCGGCATGGAAATGCTGGAAGTGCAGCCCGATCTCGATATGATGGTCGTCGCCATTGGCGGCGGTGGCTTGATTTCAGGGGTGGCGACTGCGGCCAAGGCCATCAAGCCGGGTATCGAAATCGTTGGCGTGCAGACTGAGCGCTTTCCGTCCATGTATGCCGCCATGCGTGGCGTGCCCATGGAAAGCGGCCACTACACCATTGCCGAAGGCATTGCGGTCAAGTCGCCCGGCTCCCTGACGCAGGAAATCGTAAGCCGTCTGGTGGACCGCATCGAGCTGGTCAGCGAGGCGGATATCGAGCACGCCATCGTGGTGTTGCTCGAGATCGAAAAAACCGTGGTCGAAGGCGCGGGGGCGGCCGGTTTGGCGGCGCTGCTGTTGGAAAAATCCCGTGGCACCCATGAGTTCAAGGGCAAGCGTATCGGTCTGATCCTGACTGGCGGTAACATCGATCCGCTGATGCTGGGCGAGCTGATCGAGCGTGGCATGGTGCGTGCAGGTCGCCTGGCCCGTATCCGGGTGGATCTGCGTGATCTGCCGGGCGCCTTGGCACAGGCCACCCGCCTGATTGCCGACGCGCATGCCAATATCACCGAGGTACATCATCAGCGGGCCTTCACCTCCTTGCCGGTGCGCAATGTCGAGGTGGATTTCGTGTTGCAGACGCGGGGTCCTGAGCATATCGAGGAAGTGATCGACATCCTCAACCGCGCCGGTTTCGCCGCCAGCAATCACGATCACTGA
- the tpiA gene encoding triose-phosphate isomerase: MTETANRRSRLVLGNWKMHGSLAENASLLAALRAADPALHCEIGVCVPFPYLAQASAALSGSAISWGAQDVSAQAKGAFTGEVSASMLKDFGSRWALAGHSERRTLHGETDQEVADKARAALAAGLRPVVCVGESLAEREAGQTLAIIERQLAPVLALGREAVAGMVLAYEPVWAIGTGLSATPEQAQEVHAAIRAALAGLGATQVQVLYGGSVKAANAASLFAMADIDGALVGGASLVAEEFLRIAAN, encoded by the coding sequence ATGACCGAAACCGCCAATCGTCGTTCCCGCCTGGTGCTGGGCAACTGGAAGATGCATGGCAGCCTGGCCGAAAACGCCAGCCTGCTCGCCGCCTTGCGCGCCGCCGACCCCGCCTTGCACTGCGAGATCGGTGTGTGCGTGCCGTTCCCTTATCTGGCGCAGGCCAGCGCCGCGTTGTCGGGCAGCGCCATTTCCTGGGGTGCCCAGGACGTCAGCGCCCAGGCCAAGGGTGCATTCACGGGCGAAGTATCCGCCTCGATGCTGAAAGACTTCGGCAGCCGTTGGGCTTTGGCCGGACACTCCGAGCGCCGCACGCTGCACGGCGAGACGGATCAAGAGGTGGCCGACAAGGCGCGTGCTGCATTGGCAGCGGGTTTGCGTCCTGTGGTTTGCGTGGGCGAGTCGCTGGCCGAGCGCGAGGCGGGCCAGACCCTGGCCATCATCGAGCGTCAACTGGCTCCCGTGCTGGCCTTGGGCCGCGAGGCGGTGGCGGGCATGGTGCTCGCTTATGAGCCGGTGTGGGCGATTGGCACCGGTTTGTCGGCAACGCCCGAGCAGGCGCAGGAAGTTCATGCCGCCATTCGCGCTGCGCTGGCCGGGCTGGGCGCCACGCAGGTTCAAGTGCTGTATGGCGGCAGCGTGAAGGCCGCCAATGCGGCCAGTCTTTTTGCCATGGCCGATATTGACGGCGCGCTGGTTGGCGGCGCTTCGCTGGTGGCCGAAGAATTCTTGCGCATCGCCGCAAACTAA
- the secG gene encoding preprotein translocase subunit SecG, with protein sequence MSLMLTILLVVQVISALTIVVLVLLQQGKGADMGSSFGSGSAGSLFGASGAANFLSRSTKWAAVVFFASTAFLAYASHKGNSSPAIESGVMQNFQDRSVPQAPGTPATGGEASVPAVPQAPGGASAVPQVPAAPQSPPAENK encoded by the coding sequence ATGTCTTTGATGCTTACCATCCTGTTGGTCGTCCAGGTGATCTCGGCACTGACCATCGTCGTTCTGGTGCTGTTGCAGCAGGGCAAGGGCGCCGATATGGGGTCTTCTTTTGGCTCCGGTTCGGCCGGCAGTCTGTTTGGCGCTTCGGGCGCCGCGAATTTTCTGTCGCGCAGCACCAAGTGGGCAGCGGTGGTGTTTTTCGCCTCCACGGCCTTTCTCGCCTATGCCTCGCATAAAGGTAATAGCAGCCCGGCGATTGAGAGCGGCGTGATGCAGAACTTCCAGGACCGTTCGGTGCCTCAGGCGCCGGGTACGCCCGCCACGGGTGGCGAGGCTTCGGTTCCTGCTGTGCCGCAAGCGCCGGGTGGTGCTTCGGCGGTGCCGCAGGTGCCCGCCGCTCCCCAGAGCCCTCCCGCTGAAAACAAGTAA
- a CDS encoding fimbrial protein — protein MNKEPHCHHAANRKPQTANRKPQTANRKPQLGAVLGVLALLGPPAHAADGLITITGEITDTTCKIEGKEPPHNLLVTLPKISTSALKTAGQTAGSTLFTIKLTDCPASLSGKVSAYFEHGSTTDFDTDNLIAYTPSADVTAAAATLPASPGTVAQNVQIQIANTDGTQVKLGHPFAEQNSATFTLVNTSSSDTHKTATLRYLARYVKTGDSAISASKVVSYVQYSIAYP, from the coding sequence ATGAACAAAGAACCTCATTGCCATCATGCCGCAAACCGCAAACCGCAAACCGCAAACCGCAAACCGCAAACCGCAAACCGCAAACCGCAACTTGGCGCGGTGTTGGGCGTCCTGGCGCTGCTCGGGCCGCCCGCCCATGCTGCTGACGGCCTGATCACGATCACCGGCGAAATCACCGATACCACTTGCAAGATCGAAGGCAAGGAGCCGCCGCATAACCTGCTGGTCACATTGCCCAAGATTTCCACCTCGGCGCTGAAAACAGCCGGGCAAACCGCAGGCAGCACGCTGTTCACCATCAAGCTCACCGACTGCCCCGCCTCGCTGAGCGGCAAGGTTTCCGCCTATTTCGAACACGGTTCGACGACCGATTTCGATACCGACAATCTGATCGCCTACACACCGAGCGCAGACGTTACCGCCGCCGCCGCAACCCTGCCCGCAAGCCCCGGAACCGTTGCCCAGAATGTGCAGATACAGATCGCCAACACAGACGGCACGCAAGTCAAACTGGGCCACCCCTTCGCCGAGCAGAATTCGGCCACGTTCACACTCGTGAACACCAGCTCAAGCGACACCCATAAAACCGCCACGCTCCGCTACCTCGCCCGCTATGTCAAAACCGGAGATAGTGCGATTTCGGCGAGTAAGGTTGTGAGCTACGTGCAATACAGCATTGCCTATCCCTGA
- a CDS encoding siderophore ABC transporter substrate-binding protein has translation MLQQRGMRHWVAGALLALTPMLGQAATEVKHAQGSTQVPDKPAKTVVMDLAVLDTLHTLGVDVAGVPAATAWPEHLAQFADKRYVKVGSMFEPNYEAINQLAPQVIFVAGRSAPKYGDLSRLAPTVDLTVDAKDLVGSVERNARLVAAIYGREAQADDKIKQLKASIASVQERAAKAGTGLIILTTGGKMSAYGPGSRFGVLHDAFGVKAAAPDLKQSNHGQAVSFEFISQLNPDWLFVIDRDAAIGREGSSARQLLDNELMRSTKAWKNQHVVYLNAANWYSLGAAGLTALQQGADEVGAVLAK, from the coding sequence ATGTTGCAACAGAGAGGAATGCGCCACTGGGTGGCGGGTGCGCTGCTGGCCTTGACCCCAATGCTTGGCCAGGCCGCCACCGAAGTCAAACATGCGCAGGGCAGCACGCAGGTGCCTGACAAGCCTGCCAAAACCGTTGTGATGGATCTGGCGGTGCTCGATACCTTGCATACGCTGGGCGTGGATGTGGCGGGCGTGCCTGCTGCCACGGCTTGGCCGGAGCATCTGGCGCAGTTCGCGGACAAGCGTTATGTCAAAGTGGGTTCGATGTTCGAGCCGAACTATGAAGCCATCAACCAGCTGGCGCCACAGGTGATTTTTGTGGCTGGCCGTTCGGCGCCCAAGTACGGCGATCTGTCGCGTCTGGCGCCGACGGTGGATCTGACGGTGGACGCCAAGGATTTGGTGGGCAGCGTCGAGCGTAATGCCCGCCTGGTGGCGGCTATCTATGGCCGTGAAGCCCAGGCCGATGACAAGATCAAGCAGCTCAAGGCATCGATCGCCTCTGTGCAGGAGCGCGCTGCTAAGGCAGGCACTGGGCTCATCATTCTGACCACGGGTGGCAAGATGAGCGCCTACGGCCCAGGTTCGCGCTTTGGCGTGCTTCATGATGCTTTTGGCGTGAAGGCCGCGGCGCCGGATTTGAAACAGTCTAACCACGGTCAGGCGGTGTCTTTCGAGTTTATTTCCCAGCTCAATCCGGATTGGTTGTTCGTGATTGACCGTGACGCCGCCATCGGCCGCGAGGGTTCGTCGGCGCGTCAGCTGCTGGACAATGAGTTGATGCGCAGCACCAAGGCCTGGAAAAACCAACACGTAGTCTATTTGAATGCCGCGAATTGGTATTCCCTGGGCGCCGCCGGCTTGACGGCGTTGCAGCAGGGCGCGGATGAGGTCGGCGCTGTCCTTGCGAAGTAA